ACATAGTAAATAGCATGACCAATCTAGTAGAAATGTTAGATGGGTGATAGTGAACATTTGTTATGTATTAAAAACACACAATATCTATCATCTATGGGATTCGGTAACGAGGAAGCAGTTTGTGTCGTCGATCGAATgagattaaaatatttcagtagATATGTAAGAACAACTTCTCTTCATAACGATTTTAGAAATATAGATGAAAATTAGATAATTTACCACGATTATGAGGACTAACAAGTCATCATTTCAAAActatttcaaaacttttcaaaacttaagtgcgaggtttggctagTCACAAACCCATGTTCAACCTACTATTTTTCGTAAAAAAGTCCTGTAaaaaagtcaggaaaatggcagttgttatcttatagttcgtgtctgtgtgtgttgcatgtTTCTGCTgtttcgttgttctcctcttatagtttatgtgtttctcgcagttttagtttgtaagcCGGATGTGTTTTTGTCATTAGATTTATAACTTTCCAACggcggtaaactactgttgtctttatttacaaTAGTCATGACGAACTGGTACAACATTTAATCATTGCAAATTGTTCATTGTCTTAGACTGATTAAATGATTATCCCAAcctattttcaaatgaattttactTTCAATCATTTAAAGAAATCtcatttttccaaaatttcccATACCTGGAAcgatgtttattgtttattttttaattcattacaTGAAGTTATTGTAGTATTGTCCAAGTGTTGTCAGTGTCGGGGAATGTTGATGGAGGAGACTAACAGCTTTTGTTGTATGTGCGTTTCCGGTTCGTCTACTATTAAACCACGAATATCGGTAGACATAGGATGCAGCTTCTAATTGCGGAAGAATCTCCTTCATAAAATGCAGTTGAGTAGTAGTTGAAGTACTATATTGACAAGCGAATTCCGTCAGCCATATGGGTTTGTGATATCTGTCCCATAATTGTTTAAGATATGTCATGATCTGATCAGCGTGACACCAATACGCGTGAGTAGAAATATGATCAACTTTACAGCCATTGCAATGTTGGAAAAATTGATCCAGCCATTCAAACGGATTCATATTACAATGAGTACAGGGCGCTACTGCTGGAGCCACTAACACTTTACCATGgcctttattttctattgtcTTCCAATGAGTTGCTGCATCTTGTGGAGTTATATTGGACTGTTGCGGAAAGTTCGGTTCGTTGAAGCCTAGTACATAATGAGCTTGATCCAGTATGTATACTGGAGTATCAACATGTGGACGAATTCCCCATACCATTGGTACGTAGCCTGACTTTATAGTATTTGAACAATTTAGTTTATGATGTTCCCATGGTGACATGTGCCAGTCGTACCtaaaattagataaaatttGAGACTTGTAATAATTTGGAATTGATCTCGAAatgcaaaattgaaataatccTGTACATCTTCATTTAACTATTTCGATGTTTAACCTTGTATTATTTACACAAATTACTGCAgataaccaaaataaaaattgccACAAACTGCTACTGCAGCACCGGTTGCTTATCGTTTAAAACTAATTAATCCATTACCAgaaataaattgcatattttacTATTCAATATATGGCACGAGATCAGTATGTTATCTATTACCAAAACCAAGAGGAGATTTCGGCATAGAAATATGAATCCTCATAACTCTTCTAACCAACAAACACAAGTGAGTCAATCGGTTCTGAAGAAGATAATGTTTGAGgctttggttttgccatttgattgagGACTgcccgttttgaa
Above is a window of Mytilus trossulus isolate FHL-02 chromosome 4, PNRI_Mtr1.1.1.hap1, whole genome shotgun sequence DNA encoding:
- the LOC134714089 gene encoding uncharacterized protein LOC134714089, whose amino-acid sequence is MKRLMLTILLLLLIFDISNASSKKGLALSGGSAYMCGDEFAFTNVHWWYDWHMSPWEHHKLNCSNTIKSGYVPMVWGIRPHVDTPVYILDQAHYVLGFNEPNFPQQSNITPQDAATHWKTIENKGHGKVLVAPAVAPCTHCNMNPFEWLDQFFQHCNGCKVDHISTHAYWCHADQIMTYLKQLWDRYHKPIWLTEFACQYSTSTTTQLHFMKEILPQLEAASYVYRYSWFNSRRTGNAHTTKAVSLLHQHSPTLTTLGQYYNNFM